Genomic window (Arachis hypogaea cultivar Tifrunner chromosome 13, arahy.Tifrunner.gnm2.J5K5, whole genome shotgun sequence):
AGTGCATTGTCAACCCTCAACTTAGAACCAAGGCTAAGTCTACAGCTTTCCTTGCCAGCAATTACTGCAGGACATTGCCGACTAAGGTAATGGAACCTTGGTTATTGAAACTTTGTCTTCAACTATTTTTTACTTGCCAGCTTAACCTCAAACCTCATTGCATTATTTTTACCTaaaaattggatggatttcatattctaatggttatttcacAGGTTGAATCCTCATTGACTCGAGGAAAATTGCTCACCTCCCCTTCTCCTAATATGCGAGTTGCTAAGATGACAAAGACAGGGGATGCCACATTATTTTCTGTTCCACGTCGACTTCCTGCTCAATCTGCTGGTGTGCCTTGCCTCCAAGGTGAGAGGTCACTGCCACAAGGCTCTAACTCTAACCAAATGGAGAAATCACGTTACTATAATGCAATGATTAAGGTGACAATCATTGATTACTGGTTTTGAATTGTCATAATATGCCACTTTGACTTAATAAACCCTAAAATGGAgaagtcttttttttttaggCTTTTAGGTGCAAATTCAGACCATGTGCTAAAATGCAGTTAAAGTCTGTTCAACTTGAAGGATTAGCATATGCATTTTGTGCAAGCATTGAAGATCCAAGGTGAGTTCCTCTTTTTCAGCTCACACTTGTAGGATTAGTGTTGTTGAACTATCTTATATGAAACATCTGAATTTCAGTGAGACCATGATTAATGTGGATGACACGATAGTAACTAGGGAAGAACTTGCTTGTCTAGCTCCCGGAAGACCAATCTCGGACAAGGTACCTACACGGCTACACAAGCTGTTTTTtgcatgtatttttttttttgctatgaaTATTTGTCTCCAGCCATAAATTGCTTTACTCTCATTTGTAGATTATCAAGCTTGTGGTAATGAAGGCCACATGGGACCAAGCAAATAAGACTTTTTGGATGCTTCCGCCATCTTTTGCGGTAAATATCATGTTTACTTATATTACTTTTCTTTGAATTATGCGTAATTCATTAGAATGAGATCTCTTTAATCCTTTTAGGTGGAACATTTTATGGGACATTCACTGGATAAAATGAATGCTACCTATATATATCGCTTTATGCCTGTCGCACCGGATCTTAAATTTGTGAGTGCATGTGAATTCTTTAATGGATTAATTTATGCAAAACCTCATTAAATCTAAATTTACGAGTTTAATGTGAAATGACCCACACATAACTATCCGCTGTAGATTTATGTGCCAATTAAGGAAGAAGGTGACCACTGGTATCTTATGGTCATTAGCTTATTGGATGGAAAATTATATCAGTTTGATTCTAATCTAAATGATGATCAAGTTGAGCCAAGACAAGAAATTATGAAATCCTTGGTGAGGTGTCCTTAATCCATTTCTTTATACACATGTAAAATAATACATGAACCTTAATAGTCTTGTCATGAATATAATTTTCAGGCTTTAAAATTATCAGATATGGTAACTTCTGGTCATTACCTAAAAGGTGACATTCCTGAAAGAAAAGATTTCATGAACTTTGATGTGAAAGAGGTTAGGGGGGTGCCCAAATGTCCTCAAAGGTACAGATAATTGCAATGAATCTTTTATATTCATCTTTAATTAAACCGATCTTTTATTGACACTAACATCTTTAATATTGCCACTGAACTTTTAGTCGCGACTCTGGTCTCTGGGTTCTTCAATGGTTATCTATGAGAGAGAAGTTTAATCCCACAGTGTCGGGCATTGTAAGTTAGCCAAAGACATATTGATTAATTATATGCATGCTGAACatattatttaactaattaatccatatttgCAGCTAAATGAGCAATATATCCGTACATCTGTTGTGGTAGATCTTTTGTTGGGGGTGTTCAATGACCACAAATACGAGTTTCAGAAGAAGAGCAATGAGTTCTGGGCTACGCTTTAGCGTGAACAGCATGGAGAGCAACATTTTTGCATATTcagttattattttcaaaatttgctTTAATCCTCAATTGTGAACGAGATTAGTgacatttataatttatttgttgaattattattttaaaggAGAAAGTTTGTCTGGTCTGAAAACTTTGTTACATTATTATATTCATAATAAATACAAAGATcaataatattttgttatttttaatttaggaGTTTGTTGGAACATGTGTGTGAGTTTTACATGTGTGTGAGTTTGTTGTAACGTTATGCTCACCTATATTCATCATGTGTTCTTTGCCATTCCAAATTGAAAATGATTAGTTAAAGATTCacacatgattttttttattccagGTTCAGACACATGTCTCAACAAATACATAACCACACTATCATGCCATAGAAAGGATGCCTTTCATGCATCAAGCTTATATTCCCCCGAAATCTTGGTCTAACTATTACTGCAACCATACATTAAATATAAGCTATCTACTTTCATGCACATATTCCTCAATAAAATTCATACAAAAGCTAAGAAGAACAGAGAGTAATGTCAGTATACAAAAGCGCAAGCAACAACCTTTCTGAAGGGTCCTCAAACCGTATTgaaccttcttcacaattaaccCAACTGCACTTCTTTTACAATCTTTCACGCTTTAACTAATCATAATAAGACTCTTCTTGCTGAGTTCTGAATCTTACAATTACAGGATCACAAAACCGTCTCTTGTAAGCCGTAACTCAAAATGTACTCATTATTGTAAATATACCAATCTTGTCTCAAATCTCACTTTTTTCATAGCAATTAAGCAAATAACACCAagttcatcataaaaattcatacACAAAGTTCAATTACTCAAGTTTTATTCAAATatcacataataataatttatataatactACATCGAGAACTCTTCACTAAGTTCCATGTCGGCACTTGCATCAGAATCTCCTGCccaaaactcttgttcttcataatcttcttcAAGATCAGATGCCCAAAATTCCTgcaatatcaaataaaatattgatcAATTTCCACTCTTATtaatgaaaattatataattaatatgttGTGGTACGCAAATCATTAAAGTAAGTATTACCATTTCTGCATCTGCATCCAAACCTTCCTCAACATGGTTCCTATTTATACCATAAGAAGTTGCATTGGTCTGCTGCTGAATGTCCTTTGCCAATGGACAAGATTTTTTATTGTGTCCTTCCATGCGACAAATACTACATCGTTGTGGTTTTCGTTTTACCTTCTCACCAGGACGACACTTAGACCTACAATTTTGTGGATTCTTAGGAAAAATACCATCTGAATAATCAGCTTCAGCACCAACTTGCTTTTCTTGTTCATCTTCAATCTTGAAATCTTCGATTAGGCTCATAACAGTATCTCGAACAAGGTGGAATCTCTCCTGCCTTCGACTAGCGACATAGGACAACTGCCGACACCAATCCATCAAGCAACCATATTGACTCAATATTATAGACTCCCAAGTAACGCCACTTGAATCGAAAGTGCTTGTCTTGGCATTCTTCGACC
Coding sequences:
- the LOC112737539 gene encoding uncharacterized protein isoform X1 is translated as MFEADPFMRINGVEFVATSTTPMQDPTSPQLQNVSIDELFRAIEDLRRDVKELGELKKSMEELTKTSGNIERSLKVMEFKLYHNEDKNLPPKDSVSNVDFTQQSVDKNPMMTPVADPPLRKRLRCSPAQLDNDVTIDISDAEDDATISDKHESGLSRASQSSRLDSIKGKCIVNPQLRTKAKSTAFLASNYCRTLPTKVESSLTRGKLLTSPSPNMRVAKMTKTGDATLFSVPRRLPAQSAGVPCLQGERSLPQGSNSNQMEKSRYYNAMIKAFRCKFRPCAKMQLKSVQLEGLAYAFCASIEDPSETMINVDDTIVTREELACLAPGRPISDKIIKLVVMKATWDQANKTFWMLPPSFAVEHFMGHSLDKMNATYIYRFMPVAPDLKFIYVPIKEEGDHWYLMVISLLDGKLYQFDSNLNDDQVEPRQEIMKSLALKLSDMVTSGHYLKGDIPERKDFMNFDVKEVRGVPKCPQSRDSGLWVLQWLSMREKFNPTVSGILNEQYIRTSVVVDLLLGVFNDHKYEFQKKSNEFWATL
- the LOC112737539 gene encoding uncharacterized protein isoform X2 yields the protein MRINGVEFVATSTTPMQDPTSPQLQNVSIDELFRAIEDLRRDVKELGELKKSMEELTKTSGNIERSLKVMEFKLYHNEDKNLPPKDSVSNVDFTQQSVDKNPMMTPVADPPLRKRLRCSPAQLDNDVTIDISDAEDDATISDKHESGLSRASQSSRLDSIKGKCIVNPQLRTKAKSTAFLASNYCRTLPTKVESSLTRGKLLTSPSPNMRVAKMTKTGDATLFSVPRRLPAQSAGVPCLQGERSLPQGSNSNQMEKSRYYNAMIKAFRCKFRPCAKMQLKSVQLEGLAYAFCASIEDPSETMINVDDTIVTREELACLAPGRPISDKIIKLVVMKATWDQANKTFWMLPPSFAVEHFMGHSLDKMNATYIYRFMPVAPDLKFIYVPIKEEGDHWYLMVISLLDGKLYQFDSNLNDDQVEPRQEIMKSLALKLSDMVTSGHYLKGDIPERKDFMNFDVKEVRGVPKCPQSRDSGLWVLQWLSMREKFNPTVSGILNEQYIRTSVVVDLLLGVFNDHKYEFQKKSNEFWATL